The following are from one region of the Mycolicibacterium helvum genome:
- a CDS encoding NAD kinase, producing MTSERVILLVVHTGRDEATETARRVEKVLGDNGIGLRVLSAEAVDGSAQLLAPADIQGLGADIEVVDAEANAAVGCELVLVLGGDGTFLRAAELARNAEIPVLGINLGRIGFLAEAEAEVIDTVLEHVVARDYRVEERMTLDITVRAKDEVISHGWALNEASLEKGARLGVIGVVLEIDGRPVSSFGCDGVLVSSPTGSTAYAFSAGGPVVWPDLEAILVVPNNAHALFARPMVTSPTALIAIEIEDDSHDALVLCDGRREMRVPAGGRLEVTKCTTPLKWVRLDSAPFTDRLVRKFRLPVTGWRGQ from the coding sequence ATGACTTCTGAGCGGGTGATCCTGCTCGTCGTGCACACGGGTCGCGACGAGGCCACCGAGACAGCGCGCCGGGTGGAAAAAGTGCTTGGCGACAACGGGATCGGACTGCGGGTGCTCTCCGCAGAGGCCGTCGATGGCAGCGCGCAGCTTCTGGCCCCGGCCGACATACAGGGCCTGGGAGCCGATATCGAAGTCGTGGACGCCGAGGCCAACGCCGCGGTTGGCTGCGAGCTGGTGCTGGTGCTCGGCGGCGATGGCACCTTCCTGCGGGCCGCCGAACTGGCTCGCAACGCCGAGATCCCGGTGCTGGGAATCAACCTCGGGCGCATCGGTTTCCTCGCCGAGGCCGAAGCCGAAGTCATCGACACCGTCCTCGAACACGTCGTCGCCCGCGACTATCGCGTCGAGGAACGGATGACGCTGGACATCACCGTCCGCGCCAAGGACGAGGTCATCTCGCACGGCTGGGCGCTCAACGAAGCCAGCTTGGAGAAAGGCGCGCGGCTCGGGGTCATTGGTGTGGTCCTGGAGATCGACGGTCGGCCGGTGTCGTCCTTCGGCTGTGACGGTGTGCTGGTGTCAAGCCCGACCGGGTCCACCGCCTACGCGTTCTCGGCCGGCGGGCCGGTCGTGTGGCCGGATCTGGAGGCAATTCTCGTGGTACCCAACAACGCTCACGCGTTGTTCGCCCGGCCGATGGTCACCAGCCCGACCGCGTTGATCGCGATCGAGATCGAGGACGACAGCCACGATGCGCTGGTGTTGTGCGACGGCCGCCGGGAGATGCGGGTGCCGGCCGGCGGGCGCCTCGAGGTGACCAAGTGCACGACGCCGCTGAAGTGGGTGCGGCTGGACAGTGCGCCGTTCACCGACCGTTTGGTGCGTAAGTTCCGCCTGCCGGTCACCGGCTGGCGGGGGCAGTGA
- a CDS encoding copper transporter — MISLRQHAISLAAVFLALAVGVFLGSGVLSDTLLSGLRAEKQDLNKQITTLTDQRNAVNEKLGAANDFDAQMSGRIVRDALAGKSVVLIRTPDADNDDVAAMSRIVGQAGGVVTGTIALTQQFVDANSAEKLRSVVNSSIVPAGAQLSTTMVDQGSQAGDLLGIALLINRKPEIRPADDTQRDTVLAALRDTGFLTYPGDHIGAANTAVIVTGGALGDDAGNQGSTVARFAAAMAPHGAGTVLAGRDGSASGTAAVAVTRADAGMAADVTTVDDISVESGRITTVLALQNLINGGPTGKFGIGPGASSITVPQ; from the coding sequence GTGATTTCGCTACGCCAACATGCCATTTCGCTGGCTGCAGTATTCCTTGCGCTGGCTGTCGGGGTGTTCTTGGGTTCCGGCGTGCTCTCGGACACGCTGCTGTCCGGGTTGCGCGCCGAAAAGCAGGATCTGAACAAACAGATCACCACGCTTACCGATCAGCGCAATGCGGTCAACGAAAAGCTGGGTGCTGCTAATGATTTCGACGCCCAGATGTCGGGCCGGATTGTGCGCGACGCACTGGCCGGCAAATCGGTGGTGCTGATCCGTACGCCGGACGCCGACAACGACGACGTGGCAGCGATGAGCCGGATCGTCGGCCAGGCCGGCGGCGTGGTCACCGGGACGATCGCCCTGACCCAACAGTTCGTCGACGCGAATTCCGCGGAGAAGCTGCGCTCGGTGGTGAATTCCTCGATCGTGCCCGCCGGGGCGCAGCTGAGCACCACGATGGTCGATCAGGGATCCCAAGCCGGTGATCTGCTCGGCATCGCGCTGCTGATCAATCGCAAGCCCGAGATCAGACCCGCCGACGACACCCAGCGCGACACGGTGCTGGCTGCGCTGCGCGACACCGGCTTCCTGACCTACCCAGGCGATCACATCGGCGCGGCCAACACCGCGGTCATTGTCACCGGGGGAGCGTTGGGGGACGACGCCGGTAACCAGGGTTCGACGGTAGCGCGGTTCGCCGCGGCCATGGCTCCGCACGGGGCGGGGACCGTGCTGGCCGGCCGGGACGGCTCCGCCAGCGGAACCGCAGCGGTGGCGGTGACTCGTGCCGACGCGGGGATGGCCGCCGACGTGACCACCGTCGACGACATCAGCGTCGAGTCCGGCCGGATCACCACCGTGCTGGCCCTGCAGAACCTGATCAACGGTGGCCCGACGGGCAAGTTCGGCATCGGGCCTGGTGCTTCGTCGATCACCGTCCCGCAGTAA
- a CDS encoding CTP synthase, translating to MPPLRKHPQTATKHLFVSGGVVSSLGKGLTASSLGQLLTARGLQVTMQKLDPYLNVDPGTMNPFQHGEVFVTEDGAETDLDVGHYERFLDRNLSGSANVTTGQVYSAVIAKERRGEYLGDTVQVIPHITDEIKRRIMAMAEPDASGARPDVVITEIGGTVGDIESLPFLEAARQVRHEVGRDNCFFLHVSLVPYLAPSGELKTKPTQHSVAALRSIGISPDALILRCDRDVPEPLKNKIALMCDVDIDGVISTPDAPSIYDIPKVLHREELDAYVVRRLSLPFRDVDWTQWNDLLGRVHDPKETVRIALVGKYVDLSDAYLSVAEALRAGGFAHRAKVEMRWVASDDCETDSGAATALGDVHGVLIPGGFGIRGIEGKIGAIRHARQRGLPVLGLCLGLQCIVIEAARSVGLTEANSAEFDEDTPDPVISTMADQRDAVAGEADLGGTMRLGAYPATLEAGSIVAEAYQATHVSERHRHRYEVNNDYRDQIAESGLRFSGTSPDGHLVEFVEYPREVHPFLVGTQAHPELKSRPTRPHPLFVSFIGAAIEYKAAERLPVEIPEQHSNGREHSAQPLAEQVPEHSSRG from the coding sequence TTGCCACCACTGCGTAAGCACCCGCAGACCGCTACCAAGCATCTCTTCGTCAGCGGTGGAGTCGTCTCGTCTCTGGGCAAAGGTCTGACAGCAAGCAGTCTCGGTCAGTTGCTGACCGCACGTGGCTTGCAAGTGACGATGCAGAAGCTCGACCCTTACCTCAACGTCGATCCGGGAACGATGAACCCGTTCCAGCACGGCGAGGTGTTCGTCACCGAGGACGGCGCCGAAACCGATCTCGACGTCGGCCACTACGAACGCTTCTTGGACCGCAACCTCTCCGGCTCGGCCAATGTGACCACCGGTCAGGTGTATTCGGCGGTGATCGCCAAGGAGCGCCGCGGCGAGTACCTCGGCGACACCGTTCAGGTCATCCCGCACATCACCGACGAGATCAAGCGCCGCATCATGGCGATGGCCGAACCCGACGCGTCCGGCGCCCGGCCTGACGTGGTGATCACCGAGATCGGCGGTACGGTCGGCGACATCGAGTCGCTGCCGTTCTTGGAGGCCGCGCGGCAGGTCCGCCACGAGGTGGGCCGGGACAACTGCTTCTTCCTGCACGTCTCGCTGGTGCCCTATCTGGCGCCGTCGGGTGAACTCAAGACCAAGCCCACCCAGCACTCGGTGGCGGCGCTACGGAGCATTGGCATCAGCCCCGACGCACTGATCCTGCGGTGCGATCGCGACGTTCCTGAGCCGCTGAAGAACAAGATCGCGCTGATGTGCGACGTCGACATCGACGGGGTGATCTCCACTCCCGACGCGCCGTCGATCTACGACATTCCCAAGGTGCTCCATCGGGAGGAACTCGACGCCTACGTGGTGCGCCGGCTCAGTCTGCCGTTCCGCGACGTCGATTGGACCCAATGGAACGACCTGCTCGGCCGGGTGCACGACCCCAAGGAAACCGTGCGAATCGCATTGGTGGGCAAGTACGTCGACCTGTCTGACGCGTACTTGTCAGTGGCCGAGGCGCTGCGGGCCGGCGGCTTCGCCCACCGCGCGAAGGTGGAGATGCGCTGGGTGGCCTCTGACGACTGCGAGACCGACAGCGGCGCAGCGACTGCACTGGGTGATGTGCACGGGGTACTGATCCCCGGCGGATTCGGCATCCGCGGGATCGAGGGCAAGATCGGCGCGATCCGCCACGCCCGCCAACGTGGGCTTCCGGTCCTCGGCCTGTGCCTAGGACTGCAGTGCATCGTGATCGAGGCGGCCCGTTCGGTCGGCCTGACCGAAGCCAACTCGGCCGAATTCGACGAGGACACACCTGATCCGGTGATCTCGACGATGGCCGATCAGCGTGATGCGGTGGCCGGCGAGGCCGACCTGGGCGGCACCATGCGGCTGGGTGCCTACCCCGCGACGCTGGAAGCGGGATCGATTGTGGCCGAGGCCTATCAGGCCACGCATGTGTCCGAGCGACACCGGCACCGCTACGAGGTCAATAACGACTACCGCGATCAGATCGCAGAGAGTGGCCTGCGGTTCTCGGGCACGTCGCCCGACGGTCACCTGGTCGAGTTCGTCGAATATCCCCGCGAGGTCCACCCGTTCCTGGTCGGCACGCAGGCACACCCTGAACTCAAGAGCAGGCCGACTCGTCCCCATCCGCTGTTCGTGTCGTTCATTGGTGCGGCCATCGAGTACAAGGCCGCCGAGCGGCTGCCGGTGGAGATTCCCGAACAGCACTCCAACGGTAGGGAACATTCGGCGCAGCCGCTGGCCGAGCAGGTTCCAGAGCACTCATCTCGTGGCTAA
- a CDS encoding HAD-IIA family hydrolase: protein MTTLAQQHDCLLLDLDGTVFRGHEPTEGAIAALDAVHTRKLFVTNNASRAADDVAAHLRELGFTAHADDVVTSAQSAARLLAQQLTPGSKVLIIGTDALAGEIEAVGLRPVRQFADEPAAVVQGHSISTGWPDLAEAALAIRSGALWVAANVDRTLPTERGLLPGNGSMVAALRAATDAEPQVAGKPATALMRDALARGSFDDPLVVGDRLDTDIAGANAADLPCLMVLCGVSTAAEAVHASPEQRPTYIGADLRDLHAGVDSLAVVEQSAWRVEVSDGAVTVVTAGGDPGGDGLSIVRATARAVWDSASDGRRLAVHAGDDTARAALQRWSLLTTVDRLA from the coding sequence GTGACAACCCTTGCCCAGCAGCATGATTGCCTGCTGCTTGATCTGGATGGCACGGTGTTCCGCGGCCATGAGCCGACCGAGGGCGCCATCGCGGCCCTCGACGCAGTGCACACCCGCAAGCTGTTCGTCACCAATAACGCGTCCCGCGCCGCCGACGATGTGGCGGCCCATCTGCGCGAGCTCGGTTTTACCGCCCACGCCGACGACGTGGTGACCAGTGCCCAAAGCGCGGCGCGCTTGCTCGCCCAGCAGCTCACGCCCGGGTCGAAGGTATTGATCATCGGCACCGACGCGCTGGCGGGCGAGATCGAGGCAGTCGGTCTTCGCCCTGTGCGCCAGTTTGCCGATGAACCCGCCGCAGTCGTGCAGGGGCATTCGATCTCAACGGGCTGGCCGGACCTGGCCGAAGCCGCGCTGGCGATCCGGTCCGGCGCACTCTGGGTGGCCGCCAACGTCGACCGCACGCTGCCCACTGAGCGGGGGCTGCTGCCCGGAAACGGCTCGATGGTCGCCGCACTACGAGCTGCCACCGACGCCGAACCTCAGGTGGCCGGTAAACCCGCGACTGCGCTGATGCGAGATGCGCTCGCGCGCGGCTCATTTGACGACCCACTGGTGGTCGGCGATCGCCTGGATACTGACATCGCCGGTGCCAATGCTGCGGATCTGCCGTGCCTGATGGTGCTGTGCGGGGTCAGCACCGCGGCCGAGGCGGTCCATGCCTCACCCGAGCAGCGCCCCACCTATATCGGGGCCGACCTTCGGGATCTACACGCCGGGGTCGACAGCCTGGCGGTGGTCGAGCAGTCGGCCTGGCGGGTCGAGGTGAGCGACGGTGCGGTCACCGTCGTGACCGCCGGAGGCGATCCGGGTGGGGACGGGCTCTCGATCGTGCGGGCTACCGCGCGAGCCGTCTGGGATTCAGCCAGCGACGGCCGTCGCCTCGCGGTGCACGCGGGTGACGACACCGCACGCGCCGCGCTGCAGCGCTGGTCCCTGCTGACGACGGTCGATCGGCTAGCGTGA
- a CDS encoding tetratricopeptide repeat protein, producing MVDDRQGNSGGRPPRRPVGAGSAGRDRRGGNVPHRSGPGRARRAQPEHTPEGGDGTQRPAAPAIPASIEAKQLSPEIRGELSTLDRSTADTVARHLVAAGELLDDDPQAALEHAQAARARSGRIAAVREAVGIAAYQCGDWAQALSEFRAARRMGSKSALLPLIADCERGVGRPERAIELARSPEAAQLTGDDADELRIVSAGARADLGQLEQALAVLSSPQLDPTRTGSTAARLFYAYAETLLALDRGAEALQWFIHAAAADLDGVTDAEDRVGELA from the coding sequence GTGGTCGATGACAGGCAAGGTAATTCCGGCGGGCGTCCGCCGCGTCGCCCCGTGGGCGCCGGCTCTGCCGGTCGTGATCGCCGGGGCGGTAACGTCCCGCACCGGTCGGGTCCGGGACGCGCCCGTCGGGCCCAGCCTGAACACACCCCCGAAGGTGGCGACGGCACGCAGCGGCCGGCTGCCCCTGCCATTCCGGCGTCCATCGAGGCCAAGCAACTCTCGCCTGAAATACGGGGTGAGCTTTCAACTTTGGATCGTTCGACCGCCGACACTGTGGCCCGCCATCTCGTCGCGGCCGGGGAACTGCTCGACGATGATCCGCAGGCCGCCCTTGAACACGCTCAGGCCGCCCGCGCACGCTCCGGGCGAATCGCGGCCGTCCGAGAGGCGGTCGGTATCGCCGCCTATCAGTGCGGCGACTGGGCTCAGGCGCTCTCGGAGTTCCGTGCCGCCCGGCGGATGGGCAGCAAGTCTGCGCTGCTCCCGCTGATCGCGGACTGCGAACGCGGTGTTGGCCGGCCCGAACGTGCCATCGAGCTGGCCCGCAGCCCCGAGGCCGCGCAGCTCACTGGCGACGACGCTGATGAGCTGCGGATCGTCTCTGCCGGCGCTCGCGCCGATCTCGGCCAGCTCGAACAGGCCCTGGCGGTGCTGTCCAGTCCGCAGCTGGACCCGACGCGCACCGGCTCCACGGCCGCACGACTGTTCTACGCCTACGCCGAAACGTTGTTGGCACTCGACCGCGGTGCCGAGGCATTGCAGTGGTTCATCCATGCCGCAGCCGCCGATCTCGACGGTGTCACCGACGCCGAAGACCGGGTCGGCGAGTTGGCCTGA
- the steA gene encoding putative cytokinetic ring protein SteA, which produces MKMSALLSRNTGARPGVTGTARVDRDIDRLLRRIGPGDIVVLDILDLDRMTADALVDANIAGVVNASPSISGRYPNLGPEVLVANNITLIDSAGPEVFKKIKDGAKIRLHNGGVYAGDRRLAIGVERSDEEIADLMQDAKTGLVAHLEAFAGNTIEFIRSESPLLIDGIGIPEIDVDVYRRHVLVVADGPGAEEDLKALKPFIKEYQPVLVGVESGADILQKHGYRPQLIVGNPDQMSADVLKSGAQVVLPADSDGHANGLERIQDLGIGAMTFPAAGSAADLALLLVDHHGAALIVTAGHSASIEEFFDRSRQQSNPSTFLTRLKVGEKLVDAKAVATLYRNHISGGAIAMLILAVLFAIIAALWVSRADTFVIDWIVTYWNRFSLWVQSWVT; this is translated from the coding sequence ATGAAGATGTCAGCGCTTCTCTCGCGTAACACCGGTGCACGACCAGGCGTCACGGGTACGGCCCGCGTCGATCGCGACATCGACCGCCTGCTGCGCCGCATCGGCCCGGGCGACATCGTCGTGCTCGACATCCTCGATCTGGATCGCATGACCGCTGACGCTCTGGTCGACGCCAACATCGCGGGCGTGGTCAACGCCTCCCCGTCGATCTCGGGCCGCTACCCGAACCTCGGCCCGGAGGTGTTGGTGGCCAACAACATCACGCTGATCGACAGCGCCGGCCCGGAGGTCTTCAAGAAGATCAAGGACGGCGCGAAGATTCGGCTGCACAACGGTGGCGTGTATGCCGGCGATCGCCGGCTGGCCATCGGGGTGGAGCGCAGCGACGAAGAGATCGCCGACCTCATGCAGGACGCCAAGACGGGACTCGTCGCGCATCTCGAGGCCTTCGCCGGCAACACCATCGAGTTCATCCGTAGCGAGAGCCCGCTGCTGATCGACGGGATTGGCATCCCCGAGATCGACGTCGACGTCTACCGCCGCCACGTCCTGGTGGTAGCCGACGGACCCGGCGCCGAGGAAGACCTCAAAGCGCTCAAGCCGTTCATCAAGGAGTACCAGCCGGTGCTGGTCGGTGTGGAGAGCGGCGCCGACATTCTGCAGAAGCACGGGTATCGGCCACAGCTGATCGTCGGTAATCCCGATCAGATGAGCGCCGACGTTCTCAAGAGCGGTGCGCAGGTGGTGCTGCCCGCCGACTCCGACGGACACGCCAACGGTCTGGAGCGCATTCAGGACCTGGGCATCGGGGCGATGACGTTCCCGGCCGCGGGCTCGGCCGCCGACCTGGCGCTGCTACTGGTCGATCACCATGGCGCAGCGCTGATTGTCACCGCAGGCCATTCGGCCAGTATCGAAGAGTTCTTCGACCGGTCCCGCCAACAGAGCAATCCGTCGACCTTCCTCACCCGGTTGAAGGTGGGTGAGAAGCTGGTTGATGCGAAAGCCGTTGCCACGCTGTACCGCAACCACATCTCCGGCGGCGCGATCGCCATGCTGATCCTGGCGGTTCTGTTCGCCATCATCGCCGCGCTGTGGGTATCGCGGGCCGACACGTTCGTCATCGACTGGATCGTGACCTACTGGAACCGTTTCTCGCTGTGGGTGCAGAGCTGGGTGACCTAG
- a CDS encoding TlyA family RNA methyltransferase, with protein sequence MTRRARVDAELVRRGLARSRQQAAELIDAGRVSIDGMRAVKPATAVAVTANLTVEASGERTWVSRGAHKLIGALDVFGIDATGRRCLDAGASTGGFTEVLLDRGAAEVVAVDVGYGQLAWSLRSDPRVAVIERTNVRDLTPDTIGGPAGLVVADLSFISLATVLPALTACASGDADIVPMVKPQFEVGREQVGSGGVVSDPELRTSAVLAVAARAGALGWQTVGATASPLPGPSGNVEYFLWLRADTERGLHGDELDTAVRRAVAEGPQ encoded by the coding sequence ATGACGCGGCGTGCCCGGGTTGACGCCGAGCTGGTTCGTCGAGGACTGGCACGGTCGCGGCAGCAGGCCGCTGAACTCATCGACGCGGGCCGGGTCAGCATCGATGGAATGCGAGCGGTCAAACCGGCGACTGCCGTCGCGGTCACCGCCAACCTCACCGTCGAGGCGAGCGGCGAGCGTACCTGGGTGTCCCGCGGCGCGCACAAGCTGATCGGGGCGCTGGACGTCTTCGGTATCGATGCGACGGGCCGTCGTTGTCTGGACGCGGGCGCCTCGACTGGTGGCTTCACCGAGGTGCTGCTGGATCGTGGCGCAGCCGAGGTGGTGGCCGTTGACGTCGGCTATGGACAGCTGGCCTGGTCGCTGCGTTCGGACCCGCGAGTGGCCGTCATCGAACGCACCAACGTGCGTGACCTCACCCCGGACACCATCGGCGGGCCGGCGGGGCTGGTGGTCGCCGACCTTTCATTCATCTCGTTGGCCACCGTGCTGCCTGCACTGACCGCATGCGCGTCGGGCGACGCCGATATCGTTCCCATGGTGAAGCCACAGTTCGAAGTCGGACGAGAGCAGGTCGGCTCCGGCGGCGTGGTGTCCGATCCGGAGCTGCGCACGTCCGCGGTGCTGGCCGTCGCCGCCCGCGCCGGTGCGCTGGGCTGGCAGACTGTCGGCGCGACCGCGAGCCCGCTGCCCGGGCCGTCGGGCAATGTCGAGTACTTCCTGTGGCTGCGCGCGGACACCGAACGCGGGCTACACGGAGACGAGTTGGACACCGCGGTGCGCCGCGCCGTCGCGGAAGGACCGCAATGA
- the recN gene encoding DNA repair protein RecN: MLAEIRIESLGAISAATAEFDRGLTVLTGETGTGKTMVVTGLHLLGGARADATRVRSGAERAVVEGRFATAELDDATAAHIDEILDSSGADRDDDGSIIALRTVSRDGPSRAYLGGRSVPAKSLTTFTTGLLALHGQNDQLRLMRPEEQRAALDRFAGVDSKLERYKKVRDQWQVARRDLVDRTNRARELAQEADRLKFALTEIDGVDPAPGEDESLVADIRRLSELDALREAVAGARTNLSVDELTDGEPHSATDTLGRAVALLQSTDDPALGALSRQLADALTVVGDVARELGHFLGDLPDDASALETKLARQAELRSLTRKYAADVDGVLAWAKQSRERLAQLDVSEDALAGLGRRVDELAGQVATAALELSKVRIKAAKGLAKAITAELTGLAMTHADFAVGVSLMPARDDDSAPLRLPSGETVHAGGEGIDLVEFGFTAHRGTDVLPLNKSASGGELSRVMLALEVVLAASAEGTTMVFDEIDAGVGGRAAVQIGRRLARLARSHQVIVVTHLPQVAAYADSHLVVDSAGNGTSEVRRLDTEQRVAELARMLAGLGESDTGRAHARELLEAAQEEQLN; the protein is encoded by the coding sequence ATGCTGGCTGAGATCCGAATCGAGTCACTGGGTGCGATCAGCGCCGCGACCGCGGAGTTCGACCGCGGTCTGACCGTGCTCACCGGTGAGACCGGCACCGGCAAGACGATGGTGGTGACCGGGCTGCACCTGCTGGGCGGGGCACGAGCCGACGCCACCCGGGTGCGATCAGGGGCCGAGCGGGCCGTCGTCGAGGGCCGATTCGCCACTGCCGAACTCGATGACGCGACCGCCGCCCACATCGACGAGATCCTGGATTCGTCCGGCGCCGACCGCGACGACGACGGCAGCATCATCGCCCTGCGCACCGTCAGCCGGGACGGCCCGTCGCGCGCCTATCTGGGTGGGCGCAGTGTGCCGGCCAAATCGCTGACCACGTTCACCACCGGGCTGCTGGCGCTGCACGGGCAGAACGACCAGCTGCGGCTGATGCGTCCCGAGGAGCAGCGCGCCGCGCTGGATCGCTTCGCGGGCGTCGACTCCAAACTCGAGCGCTACAAGAAGGTGCGCGATCAGTGGCAGGTGGCCCGTCGCGACCTCGTGGACCGGACCAACCGCGCTCGCGAACTGGCTCAGGAGGCCGACCGGCTCAAATTCGCGCTCACTGAGATCGACGGCGTCGACCCGGCGCCGGGCGAGGACGAGTCGCTGGTGGCCGACATCCGCCGGCTCTCGGAACTCGACGCGCTGCGCGAGGCGGTCGCCGGTGCCCGTACCAATCTGTCCGTTGATGAGCTCACTGACGGTGAACCCCATTCGGCGACAGACACTTTGGGCCGTGCGGTGGCACTGCTGCAGTCCACCGACGATCCTGCGCTTGGCGCCCTGTCCCGGCAACTTGCCGACGCGTTGACCGTCGTCGGTGACGTTGCTCGCGAGCTTGGCCACTTCCTGGGCGACCTGCCCGACGATGCGAGCGCGCTGGAGACCAAGCTGGCCCGCCAAGCCGAGCTGCGCAGCCTGACCCGCAAGTACGCCGCCGACGTCGACGGTGTGCTGGCGTGGGCCAAGCAGTCCCGGGAGCGTCTGGCGCAGCTGGATGTGTCCGAGGATGCGCTGGCTGGGTTGGGCCGCCGGGTCGACGAGCTCGCCGGGCAGGTGGCCACCGCTGCGCTGGAGCTGTCCAAGGTGCGGATAAAGGCGGCCAAGGGACTGGCGAAGGCCATCACCGCCGAGCTCACCGGCCTGGCCATGACGCACGCCGACTTCGCGGTCGGGGTATCGCTGATGCCGGCCCGCGACGACGACAGCGCGCCGCTGCGGTTGCCGTCCGGCGAGACTGTGCACGCCGGCGGCGAAGGTATCGACCTCGTCGAGTTCGGCTTCACTGCTCACCGTGGCACCGACGTCCTGCCGCTGAACAAGAGCGCATCCGGGGGCGAGTTGTCGCGCGTGATGCTCGCGTTGGAAGTGGTGCTGGCTGCCTCTGCCGAGGGAACGACGATGGTGTTCGACGAGATCGATGCCGGGGTGGGTGGTCGGGCCGCGGTTCAGATCGGGCGCCGGCTCGCGCGGCTGGCCCGCAGCCATCAGGTCATCGTCGTCACTCACCTGCCGCAGGTGGCTGCCTACGCCGACAGCCACCTCGTGGTCGACAGCGCCGGCAACGGCACCAGCGAGGTACGTCGCCTGGACACCGAACAGCGGGTGGCCGAGTTGGCCCGCATGCTGGCTGGCCTGGGGGAATCCGACACCGGTCGCGCGCACGCCCGCGAACTGCTGGAAGCCGCGCAGGAGGAACAGCTCAATTGA